In Pleurocapsa sp. PCC 7319, the following are encoded in one genomic region:
- a CDS encoding ABC transporter permease: protein MNSLDRKLFRDLWHARGQVIAIALVVACGIASFVMARSSYASLTLTQTTYYNEYHFAQVFASLKRAPETLNEQIADIPGVAQAQTRIVVDVTLDVPELPEPGTGRLISIPEQQISMLNQPYIRKGRYIESGRGNEVLISEAFAKANKLQLGNSIGAIINGRWEQLQIVGIALSPEYVYEVRGAGELYPDNKRFGIIWMGRNALGKAYDLDGAFNNVSLSLSPGAKEIEVITQLDRLLARYGGLGAYSRDDQVSHQILSDEIKGLEIMATMLPSIFLGIAAFLLHVVLSRLVGTQREQIAVLKAFGYDNFAIGWHYLKFVLTIVTIGSFLGILGGLWLGRGLTQIYTQFYKFPLLRFDFSPRVLAAAMIVSYSAAAIGAFMAVNKAVTLPPAQGMRPEPPSQFKPTIIERLGLQRFFSPAGRIILRNLERKPIQASLSIFGIALAVAILITGNYMKDAVNYLMDFQFRQVQREDMTIVFNEPRPSRTRYEVSNLSGVIESEPFRLVSARLRFEHRTYRTALTGIEPQGEFRRLINKNLQTVRLPHDGVVLTTKLAEILGVEPGDRLTVEVLEANRPVRQVKVTGLVDELLGVQAYINIDALNRFMREGQTISGAYLTVDSSRANQLYAELKRIPAVTGISTRQASLKSFEDISAENLKIMTTFLVAFACIITVSVVYNSARIALSERGRELASLRIIGFTKGEVAFILLGEQAILIAIAIPVGFLIGYGLAALMSSAYNSELYRLPLIINNSTYAFTFVIVILAAFGSGLIIRRQINRLDLIAVLKTRE, encoded by the coding sequence ATGAATTCTCTCGATCGCAAACTATTTCGCGACTTATGGCACGCCAGAGGACAGGTAATTGCGATCGCCTTAGTTGTTGCCTGTGGGATCGCTAGTTTTGTGATGGCAAGGAGTTCCTATGCCTCCCTTACTCTGACTCAGACTACTTACTATAATGAATATCATTTTGCTCAAGTTTTTGCCTCTCTCAAACGGGCCCCAGAAACCCTAAATGAACAAATAGCAGACATCCCAGGAGTAGCCCAAGCCCAGACTCGGATTGTGGTAGACGTTACCCTGGATGTTCCAGAATTGCCCGAACCAGGAACAGGAAGACTGATTTCCATTCCCGAACAACAGATATCGATGCTGAATCAGCCATATATCCGTAAGGGAAGATATATCGAATCTGGAAGAGGCAATGAAGTATTAATTAGCGAAGCTTTTGCCAAGGCAAATAAATTACAGTTGGGCAATAGTATTGGGGCAATTATTAACGGGCGATGGGAACAGTTACAGATTGTAGGAATTGCGCTCTCTCCTGAATATGTTTACGAAGTGCGAGGGGCGGGAGAATTATATCCCGATAATAAGCGATTTGGGATTATTTGGATGGGTCGCAATGCCTTGGGTAAAGCCTATGATCTAGATGGAGCATTTAATAACGTTTCTCTCTCTTTGAGTCCTGGAGCCAAAGAAATTGAGGTGATTACTCAATTAGACCGACTACTAGCTCGCTATGGTGGTTTAGGTGCTTATAGTCGAGACGATCAAGTTTCCCATCAAATACTCTCAGACGAGATTAAAGGTTTAGAGATCATGGCGACTATGTTGCCTTCAATTTTCTTGGGGATTGCGGCATTTTTACTCCATGTAGTTCTCTCACGGTTAGTCGGTACCCAAAGGGAACAGATCGCTGTCCTCAAAGCTTTTGGTTATGACAACTTTGCCATTGGTTGGCACTACCTCAAATTTGTACTGACAATTGTCACTATTGGTTCTTTTCTGGGCATTCTGGGTGGCTTATGGTTAGGCAGAGGACTCACGCAAATTTATACTCAGTTTTATAAGTTTCCCCTACTACGTTTTGATTTTAGCCCCAGAGTATTAGCTGCTGCGATGATCGTAAGTTATTCTGCCGCGGCGATCGGGGCATTTATGGCAGTAAATAAGGCGGTTACTTTGCCACCAGCTCAAGGAATGCGCCCTGAACCACCTTCTCAGTTTAAACCTACTATTATCGAGAGGTTAGGCTTACAGCGTTTCTTTTCCCCTGCGGGGAGAATTATTTTACGAAATCTAGAACGAAAACCGATACAAGCAAGTTTATCAATTTTTGGGATTGCTTTAGCAGTAGCGATCTTAATTACAGGCAATTATATGAAAGATGCTGTTAACTATTTGATGGATTTTCAATTTCGTCAGGTACAAAGAGAAGATATGACTATTGTTTTTAATGAGCCTCGCCCTTCTCGTACCCGTTATGAGGTCAGTAATTTATCTGGAGTAATTGAATCAGAACCATTTCGCTTAGTTTCAGCTCGGCTTAGATTTGAGCACCGTACCTATCGCACCGCTCTAACAGGTATTGAACCCCAAGGAGAGTTCCGTCGCCTGATAAATAAGAATTTACAAACTGTTCGTCTTCCTCATGATGGAGTCGTGCTAACAACCAAACTTGCAGAAATTTTGGGCGTAGAACCTGGAGATAGATTAACAGTTGAAGTTTTAGAAGCTAATCGCCCTGTGCGACAGGTTAAAGTAACTGGGTTAGTAGATGAATTGCTGGGGGTACAAGCTTATATCAATATTGATGCCTTAAATCGTTTTATGCGAGAGGGACAGACTATTTCTGGCGCTTATCTGACGGTAGATTCTTCTCGTGCCAATCAACTTTACGCAGAGTTGAAACGTATTCCTGCCGTTACTGGCATATCGACTCGGCAAGCGAGTTTAAAAAGTTTTGAGGACATCAGTGCCGAAAATCTAAAGATTATGACGACTTTCCTTGTTGCTTTTGCTTGTATTATTACCGTGAGCGTTGTTTATAATTCTGCTCGCATTGCCTTATCCGAGAGAGGAAGAGAACTAGCTAGTCTACGCATTATTGGTTTTACGAAAGGGGAAGTAGCTTTTATTTTGCTGGGAGAACAAGCAATTTTAATCGCGATCGCTATTCCGGTCGGTTTTTTAATTGGCTATGGTTTGGCAGCATTAATGTCTTCTGCCTACAATTCTGAACTTTATCGTTTGCCTTTAATAATTAACAACTCTACCTATGCTTTTACTTTTGTAATTGTGATCCTGGCTGCTTTTGGTTCAGGATTAATTATTCGTCGTCAAATCAATCGCTTAGATCTTATTGCTGTGTTGAAAACTAGAGAATAA
- a CDS encoding mannose-1-phosphate guanylyltransferase produces METKLIPIILAGGKGERFWPVSRLKRPKQFLCLDGTGISLLQATASRLLDLAEGWDNLWVITSAIIAEGVKKQLPELPEANILIEPQGKDTAPAVAWATLEVAKRYGEDAIVGFFPADHWIGDIDAYTKTLKVAAKEAATEASIVTLGIKPNQPATGYGYIEQGMEKAKIDGLPVYKVTRFTEKPDQQTAQSFIDTGRFSWNSGMFIFRVGVVINELQKYAPKLLSLLAEKGQDAYAELEKESIDYALMEKTQLAYVLPANFGWDDLGDWNGVERLLKGSQENVELGTHIGKNTQNTIIYTSDHDEVIVTIGLKDVVIVRDGNVTLVVDKEHTQDIKQVVKSLHDEPHLKHLL; encoded by the coding sequence ATGGAAACAAAATTAATCCCAATTATTTTGGCTGGTGGCAAAGGAGAGCGTTTTTGGCCAGTAAGTCGTCTTAAAAGACCTAAGCAATTTTTATGTCTTGATGGTACTGGCATCAGCTTATTACAAGCTACCGCAAGTCGTCTATTAGATTTAGCAGAAGGTTGGGACAATCTATGGGTGATCACCTCAGCGATTATTGCCGAAGGAGTTAAAAAACAATTACCAGAGTTACCAGAAGCCAATATTTTAATCGAACCCCAAGGCAAAGATACAGCTCCCGCAGTAGCCTGGGCAACTTTGGAAGTGGCTAAGAGATATGGTGAGGATGCCATAGTAGGATTTTTTCCTGCCGATCACTGGATTGGAGATATAGATGCCTACACCAAAACACTCAAGGTGGCAGCTAAGGAAGCTGCAACCGAAGCCTCGATAGTGACCTTGGGTATTAAGCCGAATCAGCCGGCGACGGGTTATGGATATATTGAACAGGGGATGGAGAAAGCTAAGATTGATGGCTTACCAGTCTATAAAGTGACTCGCTTTACCGAAAAACCCGACCAGCAAACCGCCCAGTCATTTATCGATACAGGTAGATTTAGCTGGAATAGTGGGATGTTTATTTTTCGGGTAGGGGTTGTTATAAATGAGTTGCAAAAATATGCGCCCAAGTTGTTAAGTTTACTAGCTGAAAAAGGTCAAGATGCTTATGCTGAACTAGAAAAAGAAAGCATTGACTATGCTCTCATGGAAAAAACCCAGTTAGCTTATGTTTTACCCGCCAATTTTGGCTGGGATGACTTAGGAGATTGGAATGGAGTCGAACGTTTATTAAAGGGCAGTCAAGAAAATGTTGAATTAGGTACTCATATTGGTAAGAATACTCAGAATACGATCATCTACACCAGCGATCATGATGAAGTTATCGTTACTATTGGTTTAAAAGATGTTGTTATTGTTCGCGATGGTAACGTAACTCTGGTTGTCGATAAAGAGCATACTCAAGATATTAAACAGGTAGTTAAATCTCTCCACGACGAACCTCATCTTAAACATCTTTTATAG
- a CDS encoding ABC-2 family transporter protein produces MKLLIKKAKIFFLAYYAYMLEYRAEIFLWALSNSLPIILMGVWIQASQGGDFGLSATDFARYFFCVFIVRQFTAIWVIWDFEQEIIEGKLSLRLLQPIDPVWHHVAGHLAEKMTRLPLIALFCGLFFILYPDAIWFPQPINILLVILAIALAFTLRFAIQYTFAMLAFWTERASAIQQFWFLFYIFLSGTIAPLEVFPQIVRQFVEWTPFPYMMHFPAALLMGLPVDFGKSILIMIVWTIAFIAVNRWLWRLGLKQYSGMGA; encoded by the coding sequence GTGAAACTACTGATTAAAAAAGCCAAAATATTTTTCTTGGCTTACTACGCTTATATGCTAGAGTATCGTGCCGAAATATTTTTATGGGCATTATCTAACTCTCTGCCCATTATTCTGATGGGAGTATGGATTCAAGCATCTCAAGGTGGAGATTTTGGTTTGAGTGCTACTGATTTTGCCCGCTATTTCTTTTGTGTTTTTATTGTCAGGCAGTTTACGGCGATCTGGGTGATTTGGGATTTTGAACAAGAAATAATAGAGGGAAAGCTTTCCCTCCGTCTACTACAGCCCATAGATCCAGTTTGGCATCATGTTGCTGGACATTTAGCTGAAAAAATGACCCGTTTGCCCCTAATTGCTTTATTTTGTGGTCTCTTTTTTATTCTCTATCCTGATGCTATCTGGTTTCCTCAACCAATAAATATCTTATTAGTCATTCTGGCGATCGCCCTAGCATTTACCCTGCGCTTCGCAATTCAATATACTTTTGCGATGTTAGCCTTTTGGACAGAGAGAGCTAGCGCCATCCAACAATTTTGGTTTTTATTCTATATCTTCCTTTCAGGTACAATTGCCCCTTTAGAAGTTTTTCCCCAGATCGTTAGACAATTTGTGGAATGGACTCCATTTCCCTATATGATGCACTTTCCTGCTGCATTGCTGATGGGACTTCCTGTTGATTTTGGCAAAAGTATTTTGATTATGATTGTCTGGACGATAGCGTTTATCGCAGTTAATCGTTGGTTATGGCGTCTAGGTTTGAAACAATATTCAGGAATGGGCGCATAG